The Vicia villosa cultivar HV-30 ecotype Madison, WI linkage group LG1, Vvil1.0, whole genome shotgun sequence genome includes a region encoding these proteins:
- the LOC131625467 gene encoding uncharacterized protein LOC131625467, with protein sequence MSPVQEEFEEAYWTREVHDVKKFCSNVMYIPAEIVEKCGLAGMSEITLNDVDNGYPYECNVKKRPKKNETYLYGEWFDYVRAAELKVGDKMHFVIYYPPVLDIMVTVEHSGDR encoded by the exons ATGAGTCCTGTACAGGAAGAGTTCGAAGAAGCGTACTGGACTCGTGAAGTTCATGATGTAAAGAAGTTTTGCTCAAATGTTATG TATATTCCTGCAGAAATAGTAGAGAAATGTGGGCTTGCTGGAATGTCAGAGATTACCCTCAATGATGTGGACAACGGGTACCCATATGAGTGCAATGTGAAGAAGAggccaaaaaaaaatgaaacatattTGTATGGAGAATGGTTTGACTATGTAAGGGCAGCGGAACTGAAAGTAGGTGATAAAATGCACTTTGTGATTTATTACCCGCCGGTGTTAGATATTATGGTAACAGTGGAGCACAGTGGTGATCGTTGA